The segment AAAGAACTAAAGCAACAGTTTACATTTCAATCCTATAAATTTAGAGTAAGAAAATTCTGGCGAATCCAACTTCGCCGAACCGCGCTCTTTAGTTCCAGTTAATAAATTGTATGAAAGAAACTTAATGCGATATTTTGTCTTAAGTTTCAATTTAAAACGCGATCTGTCGAACGACTCATGGGGAGTGAGACGCTGAGTTAGAGAGAGCGTTTTGCTGAGTTTCAAACGTTTTCGCATTGGACTACGCCGAACTCGCGTTAACCGACACGTTATCGTAACATTTACGACGTTCGATTTTATAAGGATCAGTAAAATATTATTTTATGTACTGTTGTAGTGAATTGGTTTTACACAGAAGTATATACCAAAGTATTCAATAGAGTTATTGAAAAATCAATTCACCATGTGTTGAAATGGACCATTGAAGCGGTTTTTCTGATCTTCCGCATGGAATTTTTCAACAACTCTAATGTTTTACGCAAAAATAGGACTTGTCTACTCGGACGTATAAAAATAGTACCAAAAAATTAACAGGTAATTTCTTTAAAAAAAGAAGTCCTCGTGAAATTGCGTCAAACTTAGAATTGTTAGCTTTTTTAAAAGGATCTCACATTCTAAGTTTTGAAACAAGTACAAACATAGTATTCTTTTCACAAGTCCGAGTAGTAATAACATGAGTTTGGTGTAAGAAGATGGGAAAGAATTTTCTCAAAGTATAAGTTCCTACAATTTTATAAAGTCATCTATTTGCAAAGTTCGGATTTCAATTTTTTTCAGAAAAAAAATGAATCACGGACTCTTTACGTGAACTCACGTTAGTTACTGTGAGTTGCAAAAATTACTATATGGGATGAATCATAAAGAGACGTAATCTGTGGGAACTACCACGTTTTATCGAGGTTTCCAAGAAATTGATTTTTAAGTTTTTGTGATAAGATTTTTTTGATCTTATAAAATTGAATATTTTACTACTCGTAGATATCCAAAACAATACACTATCATGAACTTGTTTGAAAAGTTAGAATGTGGGAACTACCACAAAAAAGTTCAAAATCTCAGTAGGTTTTTTTGGGAACTTTTGGTAAAAATTGCCAGTTAATTTTTGGTATTATTCTCATACATCCCCAATCGTAAATTTTGATCGTAAACTTTTATTTCAAAGCAAAAGTATTTAGTACTTTTTTATATAGTTTTGAGTAAAATGAATAACATCGTTAAAAGTTGCTTATTAGAACACTTACAAAAAATTTTTTCCAAAATGAAATTCAAAAGCTCGCATCAATTTAATTAGAATTTATTCATTTGTGAGAAATTTTGCTGGATATAGATCCGATTTCTTGAAGTTTAAATGCCTAAAAATTAAGCAATGTTGATTGAATGGGCATTTGTTCTTATTTTTTTCGAAAATGAACTTTGAATGATTATAATGAGCGCAAATTTTTCATTTTAAGAAACAGTTTTAAGAGAAATTGTTTATAAAATGAAGAATGTTGTGTGATAGCTGGACAAACGTATCTCGATTAGGCATACTTTTTTATGTTGTGCTTATCACAATCAATTTTGAAATCAAAATCGTAAGTAATAAGCTTACTTTAATCGCAATGTATGCTTTCATATCATTTAGAACTGAAAATGCTTAATGAAAATAGAATATGCAAATTTTATAAAGTATTTGAAAGAATTTTTCAAAAAAGGACATATAAATTTTTTTTTTGATTTATTTCTTACTGTGGTGAAGTCAGATTAGTACTGAAGATTCGCTCTTCTAAAAATGTTCGTTTGAGGTTTCAATCATGAAAATAAATAAACTGATTCTTATCGTTTCCCTTTTTGGTTTTTTATCTGCAGGTTCCGTATTTGCTGTATCTGAAGAAGTTGAAGATCAACTTTTGGAAAAGGCGCTTGTTGAAAGTGCGGTTACTAAAGAACAAAAGACTGCGATTGGAAATTATTTAAAAGCGATTGCTCAACAAAAGGTAACTAGGGCAGAAGAACTTCGTGAACTTGCAAGAAGATCTACAGGTGGAAAATTTCTTGCAAGCAGCGTTCAATCTCAAAAATATTTGAAACAGGCTCAAGCTCTGGAAAAAGAAGCTCAAAGATATCAATCCGTTTTAGGAAGCCTTTAATATTTTCGTTCACTTCAACTTTTCTTTTTCATAGACTAAAAATAAAAAAGGCGCTGCGGCGCCTTTTTTATTGTAAGGGACCTTGTAATGAGTTCTATAAATTGAGTACTGAGATTTTTTTTTGTAAAACCATGTTTTAATGTAAAATACTGAATATTTTATTTATATAGTTCTGAGTAAGATGTTTTATGTTTTGATTTTTCAATTGAAAGTTATTTTGATTTAAAAAAATAAAAAATTCCTATGGTTCTCAATAGTTTGGTGCATATTACTGATCTTACGTTAATTGAGTTAAGATTATTTGTTTGCTCAAAATCATATAAAAAATATATAATAGAGTTGTTGAAAAATAAATTCTTCATCTGTTTTTGTTGTATTGAAATGGATAATTGAAACAGTTTGTGAATCTCTAATATAGAATTTTCAACAACTCTAATATTCTTCATTTAAATAGGTTTTACTGAGTTCTAAGAAAGCCGTCTTAAAAATATTTTAGAATTTGGAATTTTAAATAAAGATAATGTAAATTCTGTATAAGAAATCCTTTTTTTTAGGTCAATTTTTTCGTAAAAAAATAAATGGAAAACTTTCGCAAGTCGTGGATTTACTAGTTAACGTGAGTTTGGCATAACGCAAAAAGGATCGATGCGAGAGGGACTTAGCAGAATGCTCTTTATGAATCGCGTTCTATAATAAATTGAAACTAAAAACGATACATTGTATAACGTTTCCTGCATGCAATTTATTGACCAGAACTAAAGAGCCTGGTGGCTGCCTATGGCAAAGCCGGATTCGCTCTGATTTCCTTACGTAGAATTCACGTTATTTTAACGTGAGTTCGATAAAATTTAATGCGAAAGCGATTTTACTAATCTCCACTTTCAACAATTCTATTATTGAAATGTTAAACTATTCGGTTGGATACTTGATTATATAATTCTGAGTATGCATTTTATTATGCAGCCCTGAGTAAAACCTTAAATGAAATCGTCTTGAAATTCTGAATTTATGTGGTAGTTCCCACAGATTACGTCTCTTTATTGTTTACTGATTTCTATATAATAATCCCATAAACGGACAAATTCCGGTTAGAGGTAGAATTTTACGTATTTTTAGGATAACTCCGAGTCGTACTGAAATTTTCGTGGTAGTTCCCACAATTTAAATTTTCAGTACAAATTCTCAGATAAGACTCAAAGAATAGATATTGCATTTTTTTGAATTTAGAAAATACAACAATATCATTTCCAACTCTATCAAACCAAAAATGAGAACTCAATTCAAGAAACTACATCCTGATTGACAATCAGAAATAGAAAAAAATTCTTTCGAAGTGCGAAAGATATTTCTCATTTTAATACTCAGCTTACCAGTTCTGTATTACATCACAACCATCCTAAGTTGGGAAAAGAAAAAGAAAATCCCGATCACAGGAGATGAACCACATTATCTAATGATTTCGGAAAGTATTCTAAAAGATTGGGATTTTGATCTTAGAAACAATTACGAAGAAGACAGAGTTGTAAAAAAAATCATCGGCCCCGTAGACGTAGAAAATCATACGATAGAAAAAAATGGAAAATACTATAGTATCCATTCGATTGGAATTTCCTACATTGTATCAATTGGATATTCAATTTATGGAATTGTGGGTGCTCGAATAAGTCTTGCTCTTTTAGCAGGAATTCTACCTTTTTTATTCTATC is part of the Leptospira kirschneri serovar Cynopteri str. 3522 CT genome and harbors:
- a CDS encoding LIC10421/LIC12816 family protein; translation: MKINKLILIVSLFGFLSAGSVFAVSEEVEDQLLEKALVESAVTKEQKTAIGNYLKAIAQQKVTRAEELRELARRSTGGKFLASSVQSQKYLKQAQALEKEAQRYQSVLGSL